The window TAAAATTTGATAGGCTTTAGCTAAGTGCCTGACCCGCGCGGGTTCAAGCACTTTTTTCATTTTGGAGTTAATCGAACACAGAAGCCAAATTACGTATAAAAATAACGTGTTAAGTGAAAGAATATTGGCGCTGCGAAACATAACGAGTCGATACGGTCTAACATGCCACCATGCCCTTCAATAATTGCGCCGAAATCTTTAATACCACTATCACGTTTGATCGCCGACATACATAACCCCCCGACGAATCCCATTAAAGTGATCGCAAGAGACATCAATCCTGCAACCCACCAACTGAAAGGCGTTACCCAATATAAACAGATCCCGATAAGCACCGAAGAGAGTATGCCGCCGATAAAGCCTTCAATTGTTTTATTAGGACTTAATTTTGGCACTATCGGATGTTTGCCAAACAATTTCCCAAACACATACTGCAACACATCAGAAAGTTGGGTCACAACAATTAAAAACAGGAGTAATTTTACATTCTCGCCTTCATAACCTTGAATATCTAACATCAATAAAGCAGGAACATGACTTAAACAAAACACCGCAACTAACATGCCCCACTGAATTTTGGCTGTGCGTTCAAGAAAATGATAAGTATCCCCCGCTAAAGCGATACGTGTCGGTAGGAAAAGAAATACGAA of the Providencia stuartii genome contains:
- a CDS encoding phosphatidate cytidylyltransferase — its product is MSLWDSEIVLLLSGVFSILVVASIIGGILAYRYSGEKSNPTIDNLNARIRAWWLMCIVCVLAVVIGNIGVVILFALISFFALREFITLTPTRRSDHEALFWCFFIFLPLQYVLVGIQWYGMFSIFVPVFVFLFLPTRIALAGDTYHFLERTAKIQWGMLVAVFCLSHVPALLMLDIQGYEGENVKLLLFLIVVTQLSDVLQYVFGKLFGKHPIVPKLSPNKTIEGFIGGILSSVLIGICLYWVTPFSWWVAGLMSLAITLMGFVGGLCMSAIKRDSGIKDFGAIIEGHGGMLDRIDSLCFAAPIFFHLTRYFYT